In Oceaniferula flava, one genomic interval encodes:
- a CDS encoding DUF7133 domain-containing protein: MTFRHHLIFLSGCLSLSASHAAPTLVPSEALPQIKIAPDTKLKVFADHASQGVFSPTALTIDEKGRVLVAETWRFMDNRGIDDNRQRRYWIKEDIASQSTDDRLAMYQRWHAKHPPEHYTRHSEKIRILQDFNHDGVADFHHIFADQFNAPLDGTAAGIFSYNGDVYFACIPHIWLLKDKDGDGISDSRTSLQDGFGVRVSFSGHDLNGFAYGPDGRIYATIGDRGFNITTKEGRHYSYPGQGAVLRFEPDGSNMEVIHTGLRNPKEIAFDQFGNAITVDNNSDQGDRARVVYVMEGADSGWRMGHQVLHSFHRAADLEKRPINRWMQEKMWQTRNPSQPAYMLPPVSNLTSGPSGLTYHPGPVSYPGTPGHFLVCDYRGAAKISNILAFAVENDGAGMKVSEHYLFNQGAAVTDVDYGYDGKIYVSDFIGGWKTHQAGRVYTLSKKGSEHDTTIEKVGILVNSNFDEITDDKLTALLAYPDMRIRLRAQFAMARKQQPELFVAAFDGSDELLPRLHAIWGLGMNARHENQAGKKATAQLIAMAMQDHEEEIQSQIARCLGEAQAMEKRGLALETLLQNPSPRVQSFAAIALGKIKHRAAFSKLVQLLANNNDADAYLRHAGVMGLFGTAQTDQLLELKNHPSAAVRLAAVLTLRRHRSPEIAQFLSDRSQSVRDASIRAIHDLPIVAAQPSVAKLLPAFASDPKPSGKLTPMMQRRLVHSAFRVGGDANIRALLSYIGSTNPQVDLDQRREAVRLLGLWNTPPAIDQSLGRHQPMEKRSNKNLVNILQQDLPKLLTANSQVTAELLALSSHYRLKLDAIPASRLLSIARNGKINSKARTEALKSVAQNPPANFSEVLKKLIGNKDPQVAATALRLHSKHAKSGSATLIQQATDPGKPLILRQTAWSLAAASRDAAVQQHLATAVQQLTAGQGDAGAALEIIAAAESQQQAAVQQALAKYKESLDAQNPLSPYRITLHGGNATAGEAIFNSHPAAQCMRCHTTEKHHDVAMAGPNLSGLAKRGDRKFILESLVAPNAKVAKGFGTVSAMPPMGALLSKKEIRDLVAYLSTLK; this comes from the coding sequence ATGACCTTCCGCCATCACCTCATCTTCCTATCCGGCTGCCTCAGCCTCAGCGCCAGCCACGCCGCCCCCACCCTGGTTCCCAGTGAAGCCCTGCCCCAGATCAAGATTGCACCGGACACAAAGCTGAAAGTATTTGCCGATCATGCCTCCCAAGGCGTTTTCTCCCCAACGGCTCTGACCATCGATGAAAAAGGTCGGGTTTTAGTCGCGGAGACCTGGCGTTTCATGGACAACCGGGGGATCGACGACAACCGCCAGCGGCGATACTGGATCAAGGAGGACATCGCCTCCCAAAGCACCGATGACCGGCTCGCCATGTATCAGCGTTGGCATGCCAAGCACCCACCGGAACACTATACCCGACACTCGGAAAAAATCCGCATCCTCCAGGACTTCAACCACGATGGTGTGGCTGACTTCCATCACATCTTCGCCGATCAGTTCAACGCCCCCTTGGACGGCACTGCGGCAGGTATTTTCTCATATAATGGCGATGTTTACTTCGCCTGCATCCCCCACATCTGGCTACTCAAGGATAAGGACGGCGACGGCATTTCCGATAGCCGAACCTCGCTGCAAGATGGTTTCGGCGTGCGGGTTTCCTTTTCCGGTCACGACCTCAACGGCTTCGCCTACGGCCCAGACGGCAGAATCTACGCCACTATTGGCGACCGTGGATTCAACATCACCACCAAGGAGGGTCGCCACTACAGCTACCCTGGCCAGGGCGCCGTGCTGCGCTTTGAGCCGGATGGATCGAACATGGAAGTGATCCACACCGGCCTGCGCAACCCGAAGGAGATCGCATTTGACCAATTCGGCAATGCCATCACGGTGGATAACAACTCGGACCAGGGAGATCGCGCCCGCGTGGTTTACGTCATGGAGGGAGCCGACTCCGGCTGGCGCATGGGCCACCAGGTGCTGCATTCCTTCCACCGTGCCGCCGATCTGGAAAAGCGCCCGATCAACCGCTGGATGCAGGAGAAAATGTGGCAGACGCGCAACCCCAGCCAGCCGGCCTACATGCTCCCGCCGGTAAGCAATCTCACCAGCGGCCCCTCCGGCCTAACCTATCACCCTGGCCCCGTTTCCTACCCAGGGACTCCCGGTCATTTTCTCGTCTGCGACTACCGGGGCGCGGCCAAGATCTCTAACATTCTTGCCTTCGCTGTTGAGAATGACGGCGCGGGCATGAAGGTCTCCGAACATTACTTGTTCAATCAAGGCGCGGCCGTCACCGATGTCGATTACGGTTACGATGGGAAAATCTACGTCAGCGACTTCATCGGCGGCTGGAAAACCCACCAGGCGGGTCGGGTTTACACACTCAGCAAAAAGGGATCGGAACACGATACCACCATCGAAAAAGTCGGCATCCTGGTGAACAGCAACTTTGATGAAATCACCGACGACAAGCTCACGGCCCTGCTCGCTTACCCCGACATGCGCATCCGCCTGCGCGCCCAATTTGCCATGGCGAGAAAACAACAGCCGGAACTCTTCGTTGCCGCGTTTGATGGCAGCGACGAACTCCTGCCGAGACTGCATGCCATCTGGGGCCTGGGAATGAACGCACGGCACGAGAACCAAGCGGGGAAAAAAGCCACCGCCCAACTCATCGCCATGGCCATGCAAGATCACGAGGAGGAAATCCAATCCCAGATCGCCCGCTGCCTCGGTGAGGCTCAGGCGATGGAAAAACGAGGCCTCGCCCTGGAAACTCTCCTGCAGAATCCGTCACCCCGCGTGCAGAGCTTCGCAGCCATCGCTCTCGGAAAAATCAAGCACCGCGCCGCATTTTCCAAGCTCGTTCAACTCCTGGCTAACAACAACGATGCCGACGCCTACCTGCGCCACGCCGGTGTAATGGGCTTGTTCGGCACCGCGCAGACCGATCAACTGCTAGAGTTGAAAAATCATCCGTCGGCCGCCGTCCGCCTCGCTGCCGTGCTCACCCTGCGCCGCCACCGCAGCCCGGAGATTGCACAATTTCTCAGCGACCGCTCACAGTCCGTCCGCGACGCCAGCATCCGCGCCATTCACGACCTTCCCATCGTCGCTGCACAGCCCTCTGTGGCCAAGCTGCTGCCAGCGTTTGCCAGCGATCCAAAACCATCAGGTAAGCTCACCCCCATGATGCAGCGTCGTCTCGTGCACTCGGCTTTCCGCGTCGGCGGCGATGCCAACATCCGCGCCTTGCTCAGCTACATCGGCTCGACCAATCCACAGGTCGATCTCGATCAGCGCCGCGAAGCCGTCCGTCTGCTCGGTCTCTGGAACACCCCTCCCGCCATCGACCAATCACTCGGTCGTCATCAGCCGATGGAAAAACGCAGCAACAAGAACCTGGTCAACATCCTCCAGCAGGACCTGCCAAAGCTGCTCACTGCCAACAGCCAGGTCACCGCCGAACTTCTCGCCCTGAGCTCGCACTACCGCTTGAAGCTCGATGCCATCCCCGCCTCCCGCCTCCTCAGCATCGCCCGCAATGGCAAGATCAACAGCAAGGCACGAACGGAAGCCTTAAAGAGTGTGGCCCAGAACCCTCCCGCTAATTTTAGCGAGGTTCTAAAGAAGCTCATTGGAAACAAGGACCCGCAGGTCGCTGCCACTGCCCTGCGCCTCCACAGCAAGCATGCCAAATCCGGCAGCGCCACACTGATTCAACAAGCGACTGATCCCGGCAAGCCCCTCATCCTTCGCCAGACCGCCTGGTCACTGGCCGCCGCGAGCCGGGACGCCGCCGTGCAGCAGCATCTTGCCACCGCCGTGCAGCAGCTCACCGCTGGTCAGGGAGACGCTGGGGCAGCCCTGGAAATCATCGCCGCAGCGGAAAGCCAGCAGCAAGCAGCCGTGCAGCAGGCCCTAGCGAAATACAAAGAATCGCTCGATGCCCAGAACCCACTGAGCCCTTACAGGATCACCCTCCACGGAGGCAACGCCACCGCAGGAGAGGCGATTTTCAACTCGCACCCAGCCGCCCAGTGCATGCGCTGCCACACCACGGAGAAACATCACGATGTCGCCATGGCCGGCCCCAACCTTTCCGGATTGGCGAAGCGTGGCGACCGCAAGTTTATCCTGGAATCGCTGGTCGCACCGAACGCCAAAGTCGCGAAGGGCTTCGGCACCGTCTCCGCCATGCCTCCCATGGGTGCCCTGCTCAGCAAAAAGGAAATCCGCGATCTCGTGGCCTACCTTTCCACTCTCAAGTAA
- a CDS encoding NADP-dependent isocitrate dehydrogenase has translation MSQETIIYTKTDEAPALATYSFLPIVEAFTKSAGVNVETRDISLAGRILAEFPECLSDEQKVSDALAELGELAKTPEANIIKLPNISASVPQMEAAIAELQSHGYKIPNYADAEERYAKIKGSAVNPVLREGNSDRRAPKAVKEYAKANPHRMGAWSADSKTHVSTMSSGDFYSNEKSVTVEEATTVKITHTAADGTETVLKESTPLLAGEIIDATVMSKNALVKFLAEQVAEAKEQGVLFSLHMKATMMKVSDPVIFGHCVRVFFSDLLEKHADTFNSLDIDLNNGFGDLVSKLSSLSDEQRQEIEADIQAAYANGPDLAMVNSDKGITNLHVPSDVIIDASMPAMIRTSGQMWNAEGKQQDTKAVIPDSSYAGVYAATIDFCKKNGAFDPTTMGTVPNVGLMAQKAEEYGSHDKTFVMPAAGSVTITDSNGATLIEHSVEEGDIWRACQVKDAPVQDWVKLAVNRARATGSPAVFWLDEDRAHDSQIIAKVGQYLGDHDTEGLEIHIMAPVEATEFTLARLKDGEDTISVTGNVLRDYLTDLFPILELGTSAKMLSIVPLMNGGGLFETGAGGSAPKHVQQFNEENYLRWDSLGEFLALAVSLEHLSEKFDNAKAKVLGATLDDATSKFLLTDKSPTRKIGGIDNRGSHFYLALYWAEALAAQSDDAELAAAFAPIAKELAENESKIVEELIAVQGSPVDTKGYYQPDEAITSDAMRPSETLNKVLASLV, from the coding sequence ATGAGCCAAGAAACCATTATTTATACCAAAACGGACGAGGCACCCGCCCTGGCCACTTATTCTTTTCTACCCATCGTCGAAGCTTTCACCAAAAGCGCCGGGGTGAATGTGGAAACACGCGACATCTCCCTCGCCGGACGCATCCTCGCCGAGTTCCCCGAGTGCCTGAGCGACGAGCAAAAAGTCTCCGACGCCCTCGCCGAGCTGGGTGAACTGGCCAAGACCCCCGAAGCGAACATCATCAAGCTGCCCAACATCTCAGCCTCCGTGCCACAGATGGAAGCCGCCATTGCTGAGCTCCAGAGCCACGGCTACAAGATCCCCAACTACGCCGACGCCGAAGAGCGCTACGCCAAGATTAAAGGCTCCGCCGTGAACCCAGTGCTTCGCGAAGGCAACTCAGACCGCCGCGCGCCCAAGGCCGTGAAGGAATACGCCAAGGCCAACCCCCACCGCATGGGAGCTTGGTCCGCCGACTCCAAGACTCACGTCTCCACCATGAGCTCCGGAGATTTTTACTCGAATGAGAAATCCGTCACCGTCGAGGAGGCCACCACCGTCAAGATCACTCACACCGCAGCCGATGGCACCGAGACCGTGCTCAAGGAAAGCACTCCCCTGCTCGCCGGCGAAATCATCGACGCCACCGTGATGAGCAAAAATGCCCTGGTGAAATTCCTCGCCGAACAAGTCGCCGAGGCCAAGGAGCAAGGCGTGCTTTTCTCCCTGCACATGAAGGCCACCATGATGAAGGTCTCCGACCCAGTCATCTTCGGCCACTGTGTCCGCGTCTTCTTCAGCGATCTGCTGGAAAAACACGCCGATACCTTCAACTCACTCGACATCGACCTCAACAACGGCTTTGGCGATCTCGTCAGCAAGCTCTCGTCCCTCTCCGATGAGCAACGTCAGGAAATCGAGGCCGACATCCAGGCAGCCTACGCCAATGGCCCGGACCTCGCTATGGTGAACTCCGACAAAGGCATCACCAACCTGCACGTGCCATCCGATGTCATCATCGATGCCTCCATGCCCGCCATGATCCGCACCTCCGGTCAGATGTGGAATGCCGAAGGCAAGCAGCAGGACACCAAGGCCGTGATCCCCGACTCCTCCTACGCCGGAGTCTACGCCGCCACCATCGATTTCTGCAAAAAGAACGGCGCATTCGATCCCACCACCATGGGCACCGTGCCCAACGTCGGCCTGATGGCTCAGAAAGCCGAGGAATACGGCTCGCACGATAAAACCTTCGTCATGCCCGCCGCCGGCAGCGTAACCATCACCGATTCCAACGGTGCCACGCTGATTGAACACAGTGTGGAAGAAGGTGACATCTGGCGCGCCTGCCAGGTGAAAGACGCTCCCGTGCAAGACTGGGTGAAGCTGGCCGTCAACCGCGCCCGCGCCACTGGCAGTCCGGCCGTTTTCTGGCTCGATGAAGATCGCGCCCACGACAGCCAAATCATCGCCAAAGTCGGTCAATACCTCGGCGACCACGATACCGAAGGTCTGGAAATCCACATCATGGCACCCGTTGAGGCCACCGAGTTCACTCTCGCTCGTTTGAAAGATGGAGAAGACACCATTTCCGTCACCGGCAACGTGCTGCGCGACTACCTTACCGACCTCTTCCCCATCCTCGAGCTCGGCACCTCCGCGAAGATGCTCTCCATCGTTCCCCTGATGAACGGCGGCGGACTGTTCGAAACCGGTGCCGGTGGATCTGCGCCAAAACACGTGCAGCAGTTCAACGAGGAAAACTACCTCCGCTGGGACTCCCTCGGTGAGTTCCTCGCGCTCGCCGTTTCCCTCGAGCACCTGTCGGAGAAATTCGATAACGCCAAGGCCAAAGTCCTCGGCGCTACACTCGACGACGCCACCAGCAAGTTCTTGCTCACGGATAAATCCCCGACCCGTAAAATCGGCGGCATCGATAACCGTGGCTCCCACTTCTACCTCGCTCTTTACTGGGCCGAGGCACTCGCCGCCCAGAGCGACGATGCCGAGCTCGCAGCAGCCTTCGCTCCCATCGCCAAAGAACTTGCTGAGAACGAAAGCAAGATCGTCGAGGAACTCATCGCCGTGCAGGGATCGCCAGTCGATACCAAGGGCTACTACCAGCCGGACGAAGCCATCACTTCCGACGCCATGCGCCCGAGCGAGACCCTGAACAAGGTGCTCGCCAGCCTGGTCTAG
- a CDS encoding FeoA family protein: protein MIADAANDHHATPATTLSQASAGCQLRISQLEGKACKRLRELGFCEEMEICKLSDGRNMICSVCGTRMALSRKLGDQVMVEMV, encoded by the coding sequence ATGATCGCAGACGCTGCCAACGACCACCACGCCACTCCCGCTACGACATTGAGTCAGGCGAGCGCTGGCTGTCAGTTACGTATCAGTCAGCTGGAGGGCAAAGCCTGCAAGCGCTTGCGCGAACTGGGTTTCTGCGAGGAGATGGAAATCTGCAAGCTCTCTGACGGACGCAACATGATTTGCTCTGTCTGCGGCACCCGCATGGCACTCAGCCGCAAACTCGGTGACCAGGTGATGGTCGAAATGGTTTAA